A window of Akkermansiaceae bacterium contains these coding sequences:
- a CDS encoding sulfatase-like hydrolase/transferase, giving the protein MKLRVLLLALLSCVSPLLAKQPHIIVIVSDDQGYADAGFQGSKQIPTPHLDAMVKDGVHCTRGYVTAPVCSPSRAGLLTGRYQQRFGHHNNIVKQAALPHAHTPLDETLLPQVLKKAGYHTAMVGKWHLGLQDKCRPYERGFNEFFGMINGGHDYFINNPKVRATSDNSYKARIERNGPVGEKVPGYLTDAFGDDAVRIIRETKTKRSGQPLFLYLAFNAPHTPAQAPKKLVEQMPESIKDKKRRVYAAQIASMDAAIGKVRAALKETGMDKDTFLLFFSDNGGAKYPYFDNTPLRASKGTVYEGGIRVPFFAVYPGVIPAGGSCDVPVTSLDVFATACALAGVTPETTHPLDSQNMLPVLSGKTKTPTHPALFWEFPANGPQAVAQGKFKLIVQRTGKPELYDLSKDVGEKHDLSAELPEVVAQLQKQLKQWRANNVKAKW; this is encoded by the coding sequence ATGAAACTGCGTGTCCTGCTGCTTGCCCTGCTTTCCTGTGTTTCCCCGCTTCTGGCAAAACAACCCCACATCATCGTCATTGTTTCAGACGACCAGGGTTATGCCGACGCCGGCTTCCAAGGCTCCAAACAAATCCCGACCCCGCACCTGGATGCGATGGTGAAGGACGGGGTTCATTGCACCCGCGGCTACGTCACCGCGCCGGTGTGCAGCCCCTCGCGCGCCGGATTGCTGACCGGTCGCTACCAGCAGCGTTTCGGACACCACAACAACATCGTCAAACAGGCGGCGCTGCCTCATGCCCACACGCCACTGGACGAAACACTGCTGCCCCAGGTGCTGAAAAAGGCGGGCTACCACACGGCGATGGTTGGAAAATGGCACCTCGGCCTGCAGGACAAGTGCCGACCCTACGAGCGCGGGTTCAACGAGTTCTTCGGTATGATCAACGGTGGCCACGACTACTTTATCAACAACCCGAAAGTCCGTGCCACCAGTGACAACTCCTACAAAGCGCGCATCGAGCGCAATGGTCCGGTCGGCGAGAAGGTCCCCGGCTATCTAACCGATGCCTTTGGCGATGACGCCGTGCGCATCATCCGCGAGACCAAGACCAAGCGCTCCGGCCAGCCGCTGTTCCTCTACCTCGCCTTCAACGCGCCGCACACCCCGGCCCAGGCACCGAAAAAGCTGGTCGAACAGATGCCGGAGTCAATCAAAGACAAAAAACGCCGCGTTTACGCCGCCCAGATCGCTTCCATGGACGCCGCCATCGGCAAAGTGCGCGCCGCCCTCAAGGAAACCGGCATGGACAAGGACACTTTCCTCCTTTTCTTCTCCGACAACGGCGGTGCGAAATACCCCTACTTCGACAACACCCCCTTGCGCGCGAGCAAGGGCACCGTTTACGAGGGCGGCATCCGCGTGCCTTTTTTTGCTGTCTATCCAGGCGTCATCCCCGCCGGCGGCAGCTGTGATGTGCCGGTCACTTCGTTAGACGTGTTTGCCACCGCCTGCGCGCTGGCCGGGGTCACTCCGGAAACCACGCACCCACTCGACAGCCAAAACATGCTGCCCGTGCTCAGCGGTAAAACCAAGACCCCGACGCACCCTGCGCTGTTCTGGGAGTTCCCCGCCAACGGTCCGCAGGCCGTCGCCCAGGGCAAGTTCAAGCTCATCGTGCAACGCACAGGCAAACCCGAGCTCTACGACCTCTCCAAGGACGTCGGGGAAAAACACGACCTCTCCGCAGAACTCCCCGAGGTGGTCGCGCAACTGCAAAAGCAGCTCAAGCAATGGCGGGCCAACAACGTCAAAGCCAAGTGGTGA
- a CDS encoding substrate-binding domain-containing protein, with amino-acid sequence MSHHINRNYLPVQVAERMHQEILAGAWSGRLPGRRVLAKRYQVSEKTCAAAISILAKQGVLTSGGHGKPWQIKPSWKPATTTIRGKNLLILYNTSSPPTHEDDSLLHSIETAWQGAAGHPLRKGVDFDYYKHPASYLKEMIHRDAADALFLLSPPIQWAKAAHQMLPVFQISGTLCSDTPTSYFPYSTEVEIARLTRYLAGLGHRKILIPWREEIVLPFIMKGLHQGFEGQFTEKQLAPYCPLVTGDTPEAWTRFWHQSMSTLEPSAIIVFDDRHLVSLYSFCSRAGIQIPTHLSVILVTYNPLSEWFRPMPTMACFPNNTVLDHFERWMSNGYQACGVHYLPLDRIDGGSVARPSSVEDGEQ; translated from the coding sequence ATGAGCCATCACATCAACCGAAACTACCTGCCGGTGCAGGTTGCGGAGCGCATGCACCAGGAAATCCTGGCCGGTGCCTGGTCAGGGCGGCTGCCGGGGAGGCGGGTGCTTGCCAAGCGCTACCAGGTCAGCGAAAAGACCTGCGCCGCCGCCATTTCCATCCTCGCCAAACAGGGCGTATTGACCAGCGGGGGGCATGGTAAGCCATGGCAAATCAAGCCGTCCTGGAAACCCGCCACAACCACGATTCGGGGCAAAAACCTGCTCATCCTCTACAACACCTCGTCGCCACCAACCCACGAGGACGACTCCCTGCTGCACTCGATTGAGACCGCCTGGCAAGGAGCCGCCGGGCACCCGCTCCGCAAGGGGGTGGATTTCGATTATTACAAACATCCCGCCAGTTATCTCAAGGAGATGATTCATCGCGATGCCGCCGACGCCTTGTTTCTACTGAGTCCTCCGATCCAGTGGGCGAAAGCGGCACATCAGATGCTCCCCGTTTTCCAGATTAGCGGGACTCTATGCAGCGACACCCCAACCAGCTATTTCCCCTATAGCACCGAGGTGGAAATCGCTCGACTCACACGTTATCTCGCCGGTCTTGGACATCGGAAAATCCTCATTCCGTGGCGTGAGGAGATTGTCCTTCCATTCATCATGAAGGGGCTCCATCAGGGCTTCGAGGGTCAATTTACGGAAAAGCAATTAGCGCCTTATTGTCCCCTGGTCACCGGCGACACCCCTGAGGCGTGGACGCGTTTCTGGCACCAATCGATGTCCACACTGGAGCCCAGCGCCATCATTGTCTTTGATGATCGCCACCTGGTGTCTCTGTATAGTTTTTGCTCGCGCGCGGGTATTCAAATCCCCACGCACCTGTCAGTCATCCTGGTTACCTACAACCCACTGTCTGAATGGTTTCGGCCCATGCCTACGATGGCCTGCTTCCCTAACAACACCGTGCTCGATCACTTCGAACGCTGGATGAGCAACGGCTACCAAGCCTGCGGCGTGCATTACCTCCCACTGGACCGCATTGACGGCGGCAGCGTCGCGCGGCCTTCGTCGGTGGAGGATGGCGAACAATAA